CGTTTCGAGAAACGGTTTGTCCGCATCGGTGCCGAGTGGGGCAAGGGCGTCAAGCCATTCATCGCCGGCACGGCTCTTGTAAAAGGTTCGCTCTTCTTCTTCGGCTGCAAGCCTGATCGCGCGCTTGGTGTCCGGATCGCCGATGGCGACAAAGCTCCAGGGTTGCTGGTTGGCACCAGAGGGCGCCGTACCCGCAGTACGGACGGCAATCCGGATCAGTTCCGGATCAACCGGTTCGGGCGAAAAATCACGCACTGTCCGGCGCGACTGCAGCCGGTCATGAAAAGCGCGCGCTTCTGCCAGCATATCCGCTTCGCTCAGGCGTGGCAGCGAAAGCTCTATGGTCTCGGCGGTCTTGGCCATGTGATGGATTTCCTGCAGGGATCGTGGTCGGCAGAAAATGCGTGACCGAACGGGTTCGGTCAATGTTGATGATCAAATCCTGTCTGAAGACGGTGCCAGATTACTCAGCAGCAGCCTTGAAACCCGGAGCAGCGGTGAGAACCGACCCATCGACATGGCTTTCGAACTTCTCGAAATTGTCGATGAACATCCCCACCAGCCGATCAGCAGCCGCATCATAGGCGTGCTTGTCCGACCAGGTTGAGCGCGGATCAAGAATGGTGCTGTCGACACCCGAGACAGTGACCGGAACAGCGAAACCGAAATTCGGATCGTTGCGGTACTCGGCGGTTTCCAGTGATCCATTAAGCGCTGCGGTCAGCAGGGTGCGCGTGGCCTTGATCGGCATGCGCTGACCCTGGCCATAGGCGCCGCCGGTCCAGCCGGTGTTGACCAGCCAGCAATTGACCCGATGATCATTGATCAGCTTGCGAAGAAGCGCGCCATATTCGGACGGGTGGCGTGGCATGAACGGTGCGCCGAAGCAGGTTGAGAACGTGGCCTCAGGCTCGGTAACGCCCTTTTCGGTGCCTGCCACCTTTGCGGTGTAGCCCGACAGGAAGTGGTACATTGCCTGTTCAGGCGTCAGCTTGGCGATAGGCGGCATAACGCCAAAGGCATCGGCGGTCAGCATAATGATGTTGCGCGGATGACCCGCCCTGCCAGTGCTGCTGGCATTGGGGATGAAGTGCAGCGGATAGGCGCAGCGGGTGTTTTCGGTCAGCGAGCCATCATCGAAATCCGGGATCCGGTTTTCATCCAGAACCACATTCTCAAGTACGGTGCCGAAGCGTTCGGTGGTGCCGAAGATTTCCGGCTCGGCCTCGCGTGACAGCCGGATTGTCTTGGCATAGCAGCCGCCTTCGAAATTGAAGACGCCGTCCTCGCCCCAGCCATGCTCGTCATCGCCGATCAGCGTGCGTGCGGGATCTGCCGACAGAGTTGTCTTGCCGGTTCCCGAAAGGCCAAAAAACACTGCCGTATCACCATCAGGTCCCGCATTGGCGGAGCAATGCATCGGCATGACGTTTTTCGCCGGAAGCAGATAGTTGAGCGCGGTGAACACCGACTTCTTCATTTCACCGGCGTAGGATGTACCACCGATCAACACCAGGCCTTTGGCCAGATTGACGGCGATCACGGTTTCGCTGCGGCAGCCATGCCGTTCCGGGTTTGCGCGGAAGGACGGCAGATTGATGATGGTAAGCTCGGGCATGAACCCGGCGAGGGCTGCGCGCTCTGGCCGGATCAGCAGATTGCGGATGAACAATGCATGCCAGGCATATTCGGTGACGATCCGCGATAGCAGGGCATGGGCACTATCGGCCCCGCCAACCAGATCTTGAACGAACAGATCACGCTCGCGCGCATGGGCTATCATGTCGGCATGCAGCGTTTCGAACGCTTCGGGAGCCATCGGCTTGTTGTTGTCCCACCAGATCTGATCTTCGGTCGAGGCATCACGAACCACGAACTTGTCCTTGGCCGACCGGCCGGTGTGCTGGCCTGTGAGCGCGCGCAACGCGCCATGGGCTGTCAGGGTTGCTTCCCCGTTTGCCACTGCCAGCTCGACCAGTTCCGCCTCGCCCAGATTGTAGCGCACCACGCCAGTTGTCTCGAGGCCGCACAGGGCCAGACTGGCCGACGGATTACGCACTCCCAAATCCTTACTCATTTCGGATTCCTTTTCTTACAGGCGCTGGACAGGTTCGAATTTTGTCGGACCATAGAGGCGGCTTTTTTAAAAAACAACAGTTGAGAAGACGAATACTCAATGAAAACAAAGTATTAATCGATTTAAAAAAATCGCACAAAATTTCAATCGGTTCAATTGAAGTGAGGGACCAGCCTCAAAGACAATGAGCGAATGACACTTAGGGAGAACTGTGCCACATTTTGTTCTCACTTTATCCTCATGGACGTGGCGGCGGGGCCCGGAAAAGACAGACGCTTGGTCTGGACCGGGTTGAAGCGGGGGCACTACCCAGAGGTTCGCTAGACCATGACGGAGACGACTATCATGCAGACAATCGCGCTCGTCGATGACGACCGCAACATCCTTACCTCGGTTTCGATTGCGCTCGAAACAGAAGGGTATCGTGTTGAAACCTACACCGACGGCGCGTCCGCGCTGGACGGGTTGCTTGCCCGTCCGCCGCAACTGGCAATCTTTGACATCAAGATGCCGCGCATGGACGGCATGGAACTGCTGCGCCGTCTGCGCCAGAAATCAGATATTCCGGTGATTTTTCTCACCTCCAAGGATGAGGAAATCGACGAATTGTTCGGCCTCAAAATGGGCGCGGACGATTTCATCACCAAGCCGTTTTCCCAGCGTTTGCTGGTTGAGCGGGTCAAGGCCGTCATGCGCCGAGCGGCCAGCCGCGATGCTGCCGCCGCGCCGGGCCGCGCCGCTGCGACGCCAACCAAATCGCTGGAGCGCGGAAACCTGGTCATGGATCAGGAGCGCCACACCTGCACCTGGAAGAACGAAGCGGTCACCCTGACCGTCACCGAATTTCTGATTCTGCAGTCGCTGGCCCAGCGCCCCGGCGTCGTCAAGAGCCGTGACGCGCTGATGGATGCCGCCTATGATGAACAGGTCTATGTCGATGATCGGACCATCGACAGCCACATCAAGCGGCTGCGCAAGAAGTTCAAGATGGTCGATGATGATTTCGACATGATCGAAACGCTTTATGGTGTGGGCTACCGCTTTCGCGAAGCCGCATGAAACCGATCACCACGTCCGGGCTCCGGCCCTGACATCAAGCCGCCTGCGGCAAGAGTGACATGGCGATTGAAACTGAAGACAACTTGCGCAGCGAGGCTGATCATTCAGCCGCGGCCACGCGACAGAAGAACTGGATACATCCGGTCACCTTGGTGCGCCGGATTTTTGGTCACCTGATCTTTTCCAGCCTGACCCGGCGTATCCTGTTTCTCAATCTCGCGGCGCTGATTGTCCTTGTCTCGGGCATTCTCTATCTCAATCAGTTCCGCGAAGGGCTGATTGACGCCCGGGTCGAAAGCCTCCTCACCCAGGGCGAAATCATTGCCGGCGCGGTTGCGGCCTCTGCAAGCGTTGAAACCAATTCGATCACCATTGATCCAGAGAAACTCCTCGAGTTGCAGGCCGGACAAACCATTTCTCCGACCAACTCAAACGAGAATCTTGATTTTCCGATCAACCCGGAGCGTGTTGCACCGGTGCTCCGGCGGTTGATTTCGCCAACCCGCACCCGTGCGCGGATTTATGATGACGACGCCAGCCTGATCCTTGATTCGCGCTACCTTTACACCAGCGGACAGGTCCTGCGTTACGATTTACCCGCCAACGAAGTCACGCAGCGCAGTCTCACGGAATCCCTTGGTGCATGGTTCAACCGCTTCTTCCAACGCTCCGATCTGCCGCTTTACCGCGAGCCGCCGGGCGCCGACGGGTCAATCTATCCGGAAGTGATGAATGCACTGGCCGGAGGCCGCGGTGCGGTCGTCCGGGTCACTGAAGCGGGCGAACTGATCGTCTCGGTGGCCGTCCCGGTTCAACGCTTCCGCGCGGTTCTTGGCGTTCTGCTGCTGTCGACCCAGGCCGGCGACATCGACAAGATCGTTCACGCGGAAAGAATGGCGATTTTCCGTGTGTCCGGTGTCGCCTTCATGGTGTCGAGTGTATTGTCGCTTTTGCTTGCGAGCACCATTGCCACACCGCTCAGGCGGCTCTCGGCCGCTGCGGTGCGCGTCCGCCGTGGCGTAAAGGCGCGAGAGGAGATTCCCGACTTTTCAGACAGACAGGACGAAATCGGCAATCTTTCCGTGGCGCTGCGCGACATGACCAATGCGCTTTATGACCGCATTGACGCCATTGAGAGCTTTGCAGCCGATGTCAGCCATGAACTCAAGAACCCGCTGACATCGTTGCGCAGTGCCGTCGAAACGCTTCCGCTTGCGCGCAATGAGCATTCCCGCAAACGGCTTCTGGATGTGATTCTGCATGATGTCCGCCGCATGGATCGTCTGATCAGCGATATCTCCGACGCTTCCCGGCTTGACGCCGAACTGGCGCGGCAGGATGGCGCGACTGTGGACATGCGAACGCTGCTCACCGATCTGGTTGAGATCGCCCGCCAGGTCCGGGCCGGAAGCAAGAAGGTTGCCATTGATCTCAAGGTAGACGGAAAGGCTGGCGACAAGACCAAATTCATCATTGTTGGCCACGACCTCCGGCTTGGTCAGGTCGTGACCAATCTGATCGAGAATGCCCGCTCTTTCGTCCCCGAAACCGATGGCCGGATCGTGGTGCGATTGGCGCGTCGCCGCGGCGCTGTGCGGGTTCTGATCGAGGACAACGGGCCCGGAATTCGTGCAGAGGTCATCGAAAGGGTGTTTGAGCGTTTTTACACGGACCGCCCCGATGGTGAAGACTTTGGTCAGAACTCCGGTCTCGGACTCTCCATCAGCCGGCAGATCATCGAGGCGCATGGCGGAACACTGACCGCCGAGAACATTGCTCCGCAAACGGATGGGAAATGGGCTGGTGCGCGATTCATCATTGAGCTGCCGGCGGAACAGCTTTGAGCGGTTGGTTTTCAGCCAATGGCGAGACCATGCACGCCACGGCAATCGTCGTGGGCGAAACGGGGATCCTTTTTGTCGGCCCGTCCGGCGCGGGCAAGAGCACCATGGCCTTCGCTTGTCTTGCAGGCGCGATCAGTCGTGGCTGGAATGCGGCGCTGGTTGCCGATGACCGGACATGTCTGACCGTCCATTCGGGCAGATGCATTGCATCCTGTCCCGAGCCGATACGGGGCAAGCTCGAATTGCGGGGCGGTGGAATTGTGGATTTGCCGCGGATCGGGCGCGCCGTCATGCATCTTGCGGTCGCGCCGGGTCCGCCATCCGTTAAGAGCCGGTTGCCTCCGGACAATGAAATCTTCACGTGTGATGGCGTGGAACTGCATCTTCAGAGGTTGTGGCGTGACGGCGCAACAGATCCCCTGACGGCCTTGTGTGCCCTGCGGCCTGATCGCTTTTTGAGCAATTGAGGCTTCCTTGTGACGTAAATACGGGCTTCCGGGCGTTTTTTGGCTTGAACTTCGTCCTCTTCTGTCCAAGATGAATTTTCGTGTTATTCGCAAGTGCGAAGCAATCGGCGCGGGTAGGTCCCGGGATGGGCGCGCCGCATGCTGCTGGAGGCAATATGATCGGATTGGTGCTTGTCACCCATGGCAAGCTCGCTGAGGAGTTCCGGCATGCCCTTGAGCATGTGGTTGGGCCACAGACCGCACTTGAAACCGTTTGCATCGGACCTGAAGACGATATGGACCAGCGGCGAATGGACATTGTCGGTGCTGTTTCGCGTGTTGAAAGCGGCAAGGGTGTGATCATTCTGACAGACATGTTCGGTGGAACTCCTTCAAATCTGTCGATTTCGGTGATGGATTCCGGTCGTATTGAGGTGATTGCCGGGGTCAACCTGCCGATGCTGATCAAGCTCGCGGGGATTCGCGGCGCGAACGACATTGACAACGCCCTGGCTCAGGCTCAGGACGCAGGGCGCAAATACATCAATGTCGCCAGCCGGTTGCTGGCTGGAAAATGACCACACAAGCCACAGTTCAGTCACGGACCCTCAAAATCATCAACAAACGCGGCCTGCATGCGCGCGCTTCCGCACGGTTTGTGCAGACTGTGGAAGGTTATGATGCGACCGTTCGGGTGACCCGTGAAGGTTCGACCGTCGGCGGCACTTCGATCATGGGATTGATGATGCTGGCGGCCAGCCCCGGTTGTTCAATCGAGGTCGAGGTCGAGGGGCGTCAGGCCACCGAAGTCCTCGACGCGCTGGAAGCATTGGTCAAGGATCGCTTTGGCGAAGACGAATAATTAAGTACACATAAAGACATCTTTATATCGTGTTGCCACTCTGATCGTTTCCTGCTATTGCACGCTCAAATAAACACGCCATGCCCGCCAGGGCAGGTAAAACCGTGGGATAATGAACATGACCGCAACCAATGATTATGTTGTCGCCGATATCGCATTGGCCGATTTTGGCCGCAAGGAACTCGATATTGCTGAAACTGAAATGCCGGGCCTGATGGCGCTGCGCGAAGAATACGGCAGCAGCCAGCCGCTCAAGGGCGCGCGCATCGTCGGTTCGTTGCACATGACCATTCAGACCGCCGTCCTGATTGAGACATTGACGTCGCTCGGCGCCGATGTCCGCTGGGCTTCGTGTAACATCTACTCGACCCAGGATCATGCGGCTGCAGCGATTGCCAAGAGCGGTGTCCCGGTGTTTGCGATCAAGGGGCAGACCCTTGAGGAGCATTGGGATTATCTCGACAAGTCGTTCATGTTTGCGGATGGCCCGAACCTGATTCTCGATGATGGTGGCGACGCTACCCTCTATGTGCTGCTCGGCGCCCGCGCCGAAGCCGGTGAGGACATCATCCCTGTTCCCGCTTCCGAAGAGGAAGAAGTGATCAAGGCGCAGATCAAGAAACGCATGGCAGCTTCGCCGGGCTGGTTTACAAAGATCCGCGACCAGATCGTTGGCGTGTCCGAAGAGACCACCACAGGTGTCCATCGCCTGTATGAATTGCACAAGAAGGGTCTGCTTCCCTTCCCGGCCATCAACGTCAATGACTCGGTCACCAAGTCGAAGTTCGACAACAAGTATGGCTGCAAGGAAAGCCTCGTCGACGGTATCCGCCGTGCCACCGACACCATGATGGCCGGCAAGGTTGCTGTAGTCTGCGGTTACGGTGATGTCGGCAAGGGTTCGGCAGCATCGCTTCGCGGCGCCGGAGCCCGGGTGAAGGTCACCGAAGTCGACCCGATCTGCGCATTGCAGGCCGCCATGGACGGCTTCGAAGTGGTAACGCTGGAAGATGTGGCGTCGGACGCTGATATTTTTATCACCACAACCGGCAACAAGGACGTGATCCGCCTCGAGCACATGCGCGAGATGAAGGACATGGCGATTGTCGGCAATATCGGCCACTTCGACAATGAGATTCAGGTTGCAGCCCTGAAGAACCATAAGTGGACCAACATCAAGGATCAGGTAGACATGGTTGAGATGCCTTCGGGCAACCGCATGATCCTGTTGAGCCAGGGCCGGCTTCTAAACCTGGGAAATGCGACCGGTCACCCCAGCTTCGTCATGTCCGCTTCCTTCACCAACCAGGTGTTGGCGCAGATGGAACTCTGGACTAAGGGCGATGAGTACAAGAATGAGGTTTACGTCCTGCCCAAGCACCTTGATGAGAAGGTCGCGCGCCTGCATCTCGACAAGATTGGGGCAAAGTTGACCAGCCTTCAGCCCGAACAGGCCGACTATATTGGCGTAACCGTCGAAGGCCCGTTCAAGCCGGAACACTACAGGTACTGATTTTTCTATCAATACCCACAAGATATTGATGCCGCGTCCTTGACAACAGGGGCGCGGTTTCTTTTTGCGCTGCGTCCCCTTCACCGTGATTCGTGAAGCCTGTATGTTTTCAGATGATGATTCGCTTTCGTGTTTGGCGGCGCGGCAAGTGGATCGGCGATGTCTTGTCAAACAGGCGGCGAGGGGACGGAGACATGCCAGTGAAGGCGGATTCACAGCAGATTGACAGCAAACCTGGTTCCGAAGGCACATGGACCGGTGGATTGAAGCGCCTGTACCGGCGATTTTTGACCGGAACAGCGCTTGTCGGCGGAGGCTTTCTCCTCCCGTTTTCCCATGCTTTTGCCCAGAGCGCTGGCGGGTTCAAGATCTCCTCTCTCGAAGTGGTCAATTTCGCGATGGTCATCGGCGCCATTTCGGCTGCCATGATCTCCGCTATCTGGTTGATCCGCGAACGCGCCAAGATCGATGCTGAGAACGTTGCCCTGCGCACGGCACTTGCAGATTCCCACGCCCAACTTTCGCGCTATCAGTCCCTGATCGTCGATCGTGACCGGCAGATCGTTGTCTGGGATGGCGTCGGCGTTCCCGCGGAGGTCTTGGGGAACCTTTCCCCGGCGACGGGCGCACCGCAGAAGCCCGATGATTTTCTTGCGTTCGGCCGTTGGCTGGAACCGCGCTCGGCGGCCAGTCTCAATGAGTCGATCGACCTGCTGCGCGCTCAGGCAGAGCGGTTCGATCTGATTGTTGAGACCGTGCGGGGCCACGTCATCGAGGCCCAGGGCCGTGTCTCGGGCGGGCGCGCCTTCGTCCGGTTTGTGGCGCTGTCCAACGTCCGTGCCGAACTCGCCGAGCTCAAGACCGAACGCGACCGCCTGCTGGCTTCGGTCGATACCTTTCAGACCCTGCTTGACGTGATCGATATGCCGGCCTGGCTCAGGGGTTCTGATGCTAAACTGCTATGGGTCAACAATGCCTATGTTCGTGCTGTCGAAGGCCCGGACCGCTCCGACACAATCGAACGTGGCATGGAGCTTCTGGGAACCGCGGCGCGCGAAAAAATCCGCGCGGCAGCCACCCCGGAACGGCCTTTCCTGGACCGGGTTTCAACCGTGATCCAGGGTCACAGGCGCTTTCTCGAAGTGGCCGATGTCAAGACACCCGGCGGCAATGCGGGACTTGCCCTTGACGTTTCAGTGGAAGAGGATCTGCGCGAGGAACTTCGCCGCACAATCCAAAGTCATTCCGAGACCCTCGACCATCTCGCAACGCCGGTCGCGATTTTTGACCGCGACCAGAGGCTCCAGTTTCACAATCAGGCCTTCCAGCAACTCTGGGAACTCGACATTCCGTTCCTGGCCCGCAGGCCTGACAATGGTGAATTCCTTGAACGTCTGCGTGCCGATGGCAAATTGCCGGAGCCGCACGCATGGCGTGATTGGAAGGAACAGATGCTGTCGGTCTACCGCTCGGTCGAGACAACCCCGCATCTGTGGCATCTTCCCGATGGTCAAACCCTTAACGTCTTCGCCAATGCCCATCCGCAGGGCGGGGTGACATGGGTGTTCGAAAACCTGACCGAGAAGGTGGATCTGGAAACCAAGTACAACACCTTGTTGCAGGTCCAGGGCGAAACCATCGATCATCTGGCCGAGGGCGTCGGCGTGTTTGGCCCCGATGGCCGGATCCGTCTCTCCAACCCCTCTTTCCGCGCACTTTGGGGGCTCACCGAAGAGCAGGTTAAGCCCGGCACCCATATCCGTGATATCACGGCTGCATGCGAGCCCTCCTACCGAGAGCCGGACGGCTGGAAACTTTTTGCCGGCGAAATAACTTCTTTCAATGAAGAACGCCGCTCGCGTGATGGCCGAATTGAACTGGTCACCGGACTGATCCTCGACTACGCCGTGGTGCCGTTGCCCAACGGTCAAACCATGGTTGCCTTTGTCAATGTCACCGACAGCGTCGATGCCGAACGCATGCTGACCGAAACCAATGAGGCGCTGCGCAAGGCGGATGCGCTGAAGAACGATTTCGTCAATCATGTCTCTTATGAATTGCGCTCACCGCTCACCAACATCATCGGCTTTACCGATCTCTTGAAGACGCCGGGCGTTGGCGATCTCACCGAGCGTCAGGCCGAGTATCTCGATCATATCTCGACCTCCTCTTCAGTGCTTCTGACCATCGTCAACGACATTCTTGATCTCGCCACGGTGGATGCCGGGATCATGCAGTTGGAAATTGCCGAGGTGAACATTGATACCCTCCTCTCGGAGGCCGCTGATCAGATCGCCGACTGGTTCAAGGAGAATGGCCTGAAGCTGGAGACAGAGTCTGCCAATGCGCCGGCAACGATGATGGGTGATTATCAGCGGCTCAAGCAGATCCTGTTCAAGCTTCTGATGAATGCTGCCAATTTCGCGCCTGAGGGCTCGGTGGTGAGGCTGGGTTGTGCAATGGAGGATGAATCGATTGTCTTCTCTGTGGCCGATTCCGGTCCGGGCATTCCCGAGAGTGCGCGAAAGGATGTGTTCGCCCGCTTCGAAACCCACGGTCAGGGCGGTCGCCGTCGTGGTGCCGGTCTGGGACTGTCCATTGTCCAGAGCTTCGTCTCGTTGCATAACGGCACGGTTTCGGTGGAAGACAGCGAAGGCAGCGGCACCACAATTCTGTGCCGCTTCCCCACCAAGGCTCCACAGCTACGCGATGCGGCCGAGTGAACTTCGGTGCCGATATCTCCAATGATCTTCAGTCTTGCAGATCTGGCGGCGACGACGCGGTTTGCCGAAGATATGGCTTTGTCGCTCAAACCCGGAGACTGTCTTTGTCTTTCGGGTGATCTGGGTGCCGGGAAAACCACCTTTGCCCGCGCACTGATTCGCGCTGTCGCAGATGATCCGGACCTTGAGGTGCCGAGTCCGACGTTTACCCTTGTGCAGGTCTACGAGCTTCGTCTGCCCATCGCGCATTTTGATCTCTATCGCCTCGGATCGGCCGAGGAACTCGATGAGCTCGGCCTTGAGGATGCGCTGAGTGATGGTGCGGCGCTGATCGAATGGCCTGAACAAGCAGCAGAACGATTACCGCAAAATTTGGTCGAGATCCGTTTTGCGGGCCTGGATGCAACCCGTACGGCAACTGTCAGCGCTAATACAGACTTTCTTGATCGGCTCAAGCGGTCGTGTGCTGTCCGGGCCTTTCTCGAGCAGGCCGGGTTGCTGGCGGCTGAACGCCGTCACCTACAGGGCGATGCCTCATCGCGAACTTATGAAATGGTGCGCGCTGACGGGAAGGATCCGGTCATTCTGATGAATGCGCCGCACCGGCCCGATGGACCGCCCATTCGTGATGGATTGCCCTATTCGCGCATTGCCCATCTGGCGGAAGATGTCGTGCCTTTCGTCGCCATTGCCCAGTGGCTACATGAGCAGGGATTTGCGGCGCCTGAAATTCTGGCGGAAGATCTCGATCAAGGCTTCCTGCTGGTCGAATATCTTGGCTCCGGAGGCCTTCTTGATGAACAAGGCGCGCCGGTTGCCGAACGCTATCAGCTTGCCGTCGACTGTCTGGCGGCGCTACATGGCAAGACCCCGCCAACAACAATTCCAATCGCTGGCGCTGAACATCATGTGCCGGCTTACGATCCACGGGCTATGCAGATCGAGATCGAACTGCTGACGGACTGGTATCTGCCTTGGCGCACCGGACATCCGCTGCCGGACAGCGATCGCCAGGAGTATCTTGCAATCTGGTCCGGACTGTTTTCATCGCTTGAAGCCGCCGAAAAAGCCCTGGTGCTGCGCGACTACCATTCACCCAACCTCATCTGGCGTAGCGAACGGCAGGGATTCGATCGTCTTGGCATTATTGACTTTCAGGACGCGATGATCGGCCCATCGGCCTATGATGTGGCGTCTCTGTGCCAGGACGCGCGGGTGACCATTGAGCCCGAGCTCGCCGAAAAGCTCCTCGCCCGCTACATCGCCGCACGCCATGAAGTCGATCCTGCATTTGATGAGGCGGCGTTCCGCGAAGCTTATGCGATCATGGCCGCCCAGCGCGCCGCTAAGATCCTGGGGATCTTTGTCCGGCTGGACCAGCGGGACGGAAAACCGGCTTATCTGCGCCATCTGCCGCGAATTGAAGCCTATATTGCGCAATCGCTCAATCATCCCGCCCTGCGGCCCTTGCGATCCTGGTTCACACGCGTTGGTATTGGTGAGACCGAATCATAAACCGGGCCAGCCAATGCGTATAAACTCAGCCATGATCCTCGCTGCCGGTCTCGGCACCCGCATGCGGCCGATCACCGAGACCCTGCCCAAACCGCTGGTCGAGGTGGCAGGCAAGCCGCTGATCGCCTACAGCCTCGAGGCGCTAGACCGGATCGGGGTGACCAGCATAGTCGCGAACGTGCATTATCTTGCGCCTATGCTAACCAAATGGCTCAAGGATTGGCCCGGCGCCGAGATTGCCATTTCTGACGAAACCGAGACATTGCTGGATTCGGGTGGTGGCATCGTCAAAGCGCTGCCGCAGCTCGGCCCGTACCCGTTTCTGGTGCTCAACGCCGACACCTTCTGGCTCGAGGATCCGGATGCCGGTTCTGACAATCTGGCGCGCATGGCAGACCAGTTTGATCCGGCCATCATGGACATCATGATGATGACCGCGCGGCTCGACCAGGCCACCGGGCACACCGGAGCAGGCGATTTCACCATCGATCCGGAAGGTCGGCTGGCACGCTATCGCGGCTCAGGCGATCCGGTGATCTATGCCGGAGCGCTGGTGCTCAGTCCCCATATCTTCGATGCCATTTCCGAGCCAAAGTTCTCGCTCAACCGCTGTTTTGACGCAGCCATCGAAAGCGGACGCCTGTTTGGCGCACCGATGCTTGGCCATTGGTTGACCGTCGGCACGCCCGCCGCGATTGGCGAGGCGGAGGCTGCCATGAGTGCCTATCTCAACGGTTCAGCCTCATCAACCGGCCATCGGCCAAACAGATGACCAGATCCGCGCCGCATATCGTGACGATTCCGCCCGGCGCGCCGTTTCTGTCCGTCCTGGTCGAGAAAATTCATGGTGGCGGGCTCATTGATGGCCTTGCCTATCGGCCGGAAGATCCGCTTTCGCTGGCTCGCGCAACCATTTTCGTCCCCACACGAAGGGCAGCCCGCGCGCTTCGCTCCGAACTCACGGACCGGATCGGGGTGGGGTCTGCAATCCTGCCGTCGATCCGGCCCCTTGGCGAGACCGATGAGGACGCGGGCTTTTTCGATTCCGCCGATCCTGCGACCCTGTCGCTTGACCCGGCGATCCCGCAAACGGCTGCAACCTTGCGGTTGGCCGATCTAGTGCTGGCCTGGAAAAAGGCATTGCCCCGAGCAGTTCTGGATCATCTCGGTGGCGCGCCTCTGGTTGCTCCGGCCAATCCGGCCGATGCAATATGGCTCGGTCGCAGCCTGTTCGATCTCATTCAGGCTGTCGAAACCGAGGAATGTGACTTTGCCGGCCTCGATCAGGTCGTCTCCGAAGATCTTCAGCAATGGTGGCAGCTCACACGCGAGTTCCTGGCGATCGCCCGGGAATACTGGCCGGCGCTGCTCACCGAGATCTCCCGTTCCAGCCCGGCGGGCCATCACAATGCGATGATCGACGTCTTCACCCGGGCATTGACCACGGATCCCGAAGATAGGCCGGTCATTGTTGCCGGCTCCACCGGCACGCGCCCCTCGACCGCGCGGCTGATCGCAGCCATTGCCCATCTGCCCAGAGGCGCGGTGGTTTTGCCCGGCCTTGACCATGCCATGGGCCTGTCCCATTGGCAGGATCTGGCCAAGTCGGTTTCTGTGACGGCTCCACCTGGCACACCGGTTTCGTTCGACCCCGCGGCGCGCAGTCACCCGCAATATGGTCTGCTGCGTCTCCTTGAAAGCTGCGGTGTCGATATCGCGAGTCTCGGCGATATCCCGGAAATCGCTATGCTCGAGGGCGCCATGGAGGTGCGCCGTGCGGCGGTTTCCGCGGCGCTTCTCCCGGCTGGCACCACTGAGGCCTGGGGAGAGCCGGGCTTTCTGCCCGATGCCAGCGCAC
The DNA window shown above is from Hoeflea phototrophica DFL-43 and carries:
- a CDS encoding bifunctional tRNA (adenosine(37)-N6)-threonylcarbamoyltransferase complex ATPase subunit type 1 TsaE/phosphotransferase, whose amino-acid sequence is MIFSLADLAATTRFAEDMALSLKPGDCLCLSGDLGAGKTTFARALIRAVADDPDLEVPSPTFTLVQVYELRLPIAHFDLYRLGSAEELDELGLEDALSDGAALIEWPEQAAERLPQNLVEIRFAGLDATRTATVSANTDFLDRLKRSCAVRAFLEQAGLLAAERRHLQGDASSRTYEMVRADGKDPVILMNAPHRPDGPPIRDGLPYSRIAHLAEDVVPFVAIAQWLHEQGFAAPEILAEDLDQGFLLVEYLGSGGLLDEQGAPVAERYQLAVDCLAALHGKTPPTTIPIAGAEHHVPAYDPRAMQIEIELLTDWYLPWRTGHPLPDSDRQEYLAIWSGLFSSLEAAEKALVLRDYHSPNLIWRSERQGFDRLGIIDFQDAMIGPSAYDVASLCQDARVTIEPELAEKLLARYIAARHEVDPAFDEAAFREAYAIMAAQRAAKILGIFVRLDQRDGKPAYLRHLPRIEAYIAQSLNHPALRPLRSWFTRVGIGETES
- a CDS encoding sensor histidine kinase; this translates as MPVKADSQQIDSKPGSEGTWTGGLKRLYRRFLTGTALVGGGFLLPFSHAFAQSAGGFKISSLEVVNFAMVIGAISAAMISAIWLIRERAKIDAENVALRTALADSHAQLSRYQSLIVDRDRQIVVWDGVGVPAEVLGNLSPATGAPQKPDDFLAFGRWLEPRSAASLNESIDLLRAQAERFDLIVETVRGHVIEAQGRVSGGRAFVRFVALSNVRAELAELKTERDRLLASVDTFQTLLDVIDMPAWLRGSDAKLLWVNNAYVRAVEGPDRSDTIERGMELLGTAAREKIRAAATPERPFLDRVSTVIQGHRRFLEVADVKTPGGNAGLALDVSVEEDLREELRRTIQSHSETLDHLATPVAIFDRDQRLQFHNQAFQQLWELDIPFLARRPDNGEFLERLRADGKLPEPHAWRDWKEQMLSVYRSVETTPHLWHLPDGQTLNVFANAHPQGGVTWVFENLTEKVDLETKYNTLLQVQGETIDHLAEGVGVFGPDGRIRLSNPSFRALWGLTEEQVKPGTHIRDITAACEPSYREPDGWKLFAGEITSFNEERRSRDGRIELVTGLILDYAVVPLPNGQTMVAFVNVTDSVDAERMLTETNEALRKADALKNDFVNHVSYELRSPLTNIIGFTDLLKTPGVGDLTERQAEYLDHISTSSSVLLTIVNDILDLATVDAGIMQLEIAEVNIDTLLSEAADQIADWFKENGLKLETESANAPATMMGDYQRLKQILFKLLMNAANFAPEGSVVRLGCAMEDESIVFSVADSGPGIPESARKDVFARFETHGQGGRRRGAGLGLSIVQSFVSLHNGTVSVEDSEGSGTTILCRFPTKAPQLRDAAE
- a CDS encoding HPr family phosphocarrier protein yields the protein MTTQATVQSRTLKIINKRGLHARASARFVQTVEGYDATVRVTREGSTVGGTSIMGLMMLAASPGCSIEVEVEGRQATEVLDALEALVKDRFGEDE
- the ahcY gene encoding adenosylhomocysteinase, yielding MTATNDYVVADIALADFGRKELDIAETEMPGLMALREEYGSSQPLKGARIVGSLHMTIQTAVLIETLTSLGADVRWASCNIYSTQDHAAAAIAKSGVPVFAIKGQTLEEHWDYLDKSFMFADGPNLILDDGGDATLYVLLGARAEAGEDIIPVPASEEEEVIKAQIKKRMAASPGWFTKIRDQIVGVSEETTTGVHRLYELHKKGLLPFPAINVNDSVTKSKFDNKYGCKESLVDGIRRATDTMMAGKVAVVCGYGDVGKGSAASLRGAGARVKVTEVDPICALQAAMDGFEVVTLEDVASDADIFITTTGNKDVIRLEHMREMKDMAIVGNIGHFDNEIQVAALKNHKWTNIKDQVDMVEMPSGNRMILLSQGRLLNLGNATGHPSFVMSASFTNQVLAQMELWTKGDEYKNEVYVLPKHLDEKVARLHLDKIGAKLTSLQPEQADYIGVTVEGPFKPEHYRY